In Spirosoma sp. KUDC1026, the sequence CCGTAAACGATACGGCTACCGAGTTGAGCTGCATCCCATCACGTTCCTGCTGGATTGTCATGCGAACTATCTGCTGCGCTTTTGAGTGAAAGCGGTCGTAGTTGTACTCGTGTACGACGTACAGCAGCATCAGCATACTAATGGCCATACCCAGCGCCAGCCCGCCGATGTTCAGAGCGGAGTACAATTTGTTACGCCACAGGTTTCGCAAGGCAAGTCGGAAATAGCTTTGAAGCATATGAGTAGTAGATTACATGAGTAGGTCTGCTAATGCACTTGCAGGACGTTCGACAAACTGGAGCGGATAGCCTTACTCGGCCACCAGCCTTTAGTAGCTTCTTGACGTTAATCGGTATTCTTCAGAGTATCGGCCAGCCGGACGTTGGCGAGTTGCAGGCTCTGCCGGGCTACGGCTACCGCAGCTGTTAGTAGCACTAGGGTATTCGCCACGACAAAAGGCCAGGCACTTAGCTGAAATGCACCGGTAAACGCCTGCGTGTTGGCCAGTACCCACCGCGCCCACAGCCAGCAGAGCACGTTGGCCAGTCCACCCGCCAGTACCAGCAGGGTGACAAACTCCCGGTTCACCAGCAGGATTACCTGTCCAACGGTAGCGCCCAGTACTTTCCGCACGCTGACTTCCTTGACCCGGCGCGTAAAGTGCTGCACCGCCAGGCCGTACAGGCCCAGGCAGGCAATCAGCAGGGCCAGCCCAGCCAGGTACCCAAAGCCCTTGGCCAGCTTCTCGGAGGTGTCGTTGAAATCGTTGAACACGTCTTTCTGGTAGAAGGCCGATAGCATCGTGTGCGGAAACGTAGCCTTATAGAAGCGTTCCAGGTCGGCCACCAGCGCGGGGCCGGTACCGGGCGCAAACCGCACGAGCAGGTACTGAAACTGGGGCGCTTCGGCCGTTCGGAACAGGACGGGCCGGGCCACTCCCGAACCGAGCAGTTTGAAATTGCGGACAACGCCTGCTACCGTAACAAGCTGACTATCGACGCGCATGACGTTGCCAAGGGCTGAGGGCACCGACCAGCCCTGCTGCTGCGCGAATGTCTCATTAATCAATACCGACTGGGCGTTTTCGACGGTACGCGCTGCATCGAACGATTGGCCGGCCGCCAGTTGGAGTCCCAGCGCATCGAGGTAATCGGCCCCGACACGGTACTGAATTACCTGCTTTTCCTGAGCGCCAATCCGGACCGGTTGCCGGATCAACGACTCGCCAACATGATTAACTGCCCCGGCTACGGTCTGCACGGCAGCATGCCGGGTCAGTTCATTTTTCACAATTGTGTACTGCGTGCTGTCGGTCAGGCGAATGACCAGCGTTGGGTTTGGGTCGTAGCCCCAGTCCAGATCACGCCATTGCTGCCCCGCGCTCGACAGCACCACGCCGATAATGACGGCAATGAACGCCAGCGCGAATTGCCCGACCAGTAGTACGCGTCCGAGGGTTTGGCGGCTACCAAACTGCTGCCGACCCGCAAATATGGCAATGGGTCGGAACGCTGATACGTACAGGGCCGGGTAAGCCCCCGACGCCAGCGCGGTAAACAGGAGAATGCTGAGCAGGAATACCCAGAGCGGGGCGTTGTTGGTAAACGACAAGGCTATATTCAGCACCATTACGTCGTTGAACAGCGGTACCAGAAAGCCCGCCGTCAGCAGCAGACCCAGGCCAAGAGCGACGGTGCAAAGCAGCAGGTTCTCAATCATGAATTGCAGAATAAGCTGCTGCCTCGTTCCTCCCATTACTTTTCGCACGCCGATCTCTTTTAGCCGCCGGGTTACGCTGCCCAGCGCAATGTTGACGTAGTTGGCGCAGGAGACCGCCATCATCACGAGGGCAATCAACCCAAACAGCACCGTAATCAGCGGATGATTGGCTTCAGTAGGTCGGTGGATTACTTCGTGCGCGTCGGGCGATGGGTGGCGTAGGTTTTCGAGCGTAAATGATTGGATGGGCCCCTCGCGATTGCTGGCATTATACAGCGCGACGTACCGACTCAACTGACCCGCCAGCAGCGGGCCATCGGCAGGCTGGTTCGTTTCGACAAACAGACCGCTGAGATGCGTCGTCCAATCCTGGTTTTTCAGGCTGGTATGGATAGAATGATAGCCGGTCAGAAAGTCGAAGTGAAAGCCCGCGTTGGTCGGAAACGGCTGTGCGACCCCTTGAATCGTAAACTGTTTTTGTTCGTGCGTACCTACCCGCAGCGTAAACGGTTGCCCGATTGGTAGCTGGCCGGGAAAGTATTTCTCGGCTACCTCGTGGCTGATGATAAGTGCGGTGGGGTCGGCCAGTACGCGTGGGCTTCCGTAGTGCAGCGGAAACGTAAACAGGCTGAAAAAATTGGTATCAGCGTAGGTTAGCGTTTCGTCGACCAGCGTTTCCTTGTCGAACACCTGAACGCGCTCGCGCTCGATTCGTACGGTCTGTTTTACCTGCGGAAAATGGGCGGTCAGTTCGGCCGCGAGGGGAGCGGGCGCGTCACCCAGCGTTTGCGTTTTGCCTGTATCCTCGTCATTATGCTGTACATACTCGACCATGAAAATACGGTCGCCGTTCTGGTGGAAGTTGTCCAGTGTCCAGTAATTTTTCAGCACCAGAAATACCGTAATGGCGCAGGCCACCGCCACCGACAAGCCCACTACGTTGATAAGCGATGTAAGCCGGTTAGCGAGCAGATTGCGGTAGGCAAGCAGAAAATAAGTACGTAACATAGTAGGCAGTATAAGGAACAATAGCGTTCGTCCGTTTCGGCTATTTACTCAGACCGAAGTGATTTAACCGGGTTGACCAGTGCCGCCTGGATGCTCTGGAAACTCACTGTCAGCAGGGTAATGAATGCCGTACCTGCACCAGTCAGGGCAAAAATCCACCAGCTAATCGTGGTGTGATATGTGTAGGACAGGAGCCATTTACTTAGAAAATAGTACGCGAAAGGAGTAGCTATTCCTAAGGCAAGCAGTACCAAAAGGACGAAATCTTTTGAGAGTAATCCCCACAGATTCAGCACTGATGCGCCCAGCACTTTGCGCACGCCGATCTCTTTCGTCCGTTGTGCGGCCATAAATGAAGCTAGTCCAAAGATGCCCAGACAGGAAATGAAAATGGCTAGTGCCGCGAAGATGGACGCCAGCGTGCCAATTCGTTCTTCACTACGAAATTTCTGATCGTACTCATCATCGACAAACGTATAGTTGAATGGCGTATCGGGCAGGTGTTCCTTCAACACATCACGGATGGTTGCCAGGGCGGCTTGCGGACTGCGGTCCGGGTTGAGTCGCATAGTCAGGAATTTACCGGGCTTCGGGCCAATGTAGAAGACGGACGGTTGGGCAGGTTCGTAAGGGGAATCCATTACCAGGTCCCGAATGATACCGATAACATGAAAGCTGATATTGAACCCATTTCCGGTCCAGGTGATGGTTTTGCCGAGAACGTCCTTGAGGCCCATAAACGCTACGGCTGACTCATTCAAAACGATTCCCAGCGAGTCGGAAGCCAGTTGTTGGGAGAAATCGCGCCCCTGCTTAAACTCCCAGCCGACGGTTTTACCAAACTCATGCGACACGCTGATCGTCGCGAAGTTGACCTGTAACGCAGGGTCTTTGCCCGTCCAGTTGAAGCCGCCATTAGTTGACTGTACTTCGGTCAGCGGGCTGGCCGATTCACCCACGTCGAGCACCGCTCCCGACCGGATCAGCTCGTTGCGCACGGTTTGCCGGTGTCGTTCGTAATGCGGCACGTTCAGGGGCAGCGTGATCAACCCGTTCCGGCTGTAGCCGATGGGGCGGTTTTTGGCAAACTGAATCTGCTGATAAACTACCAGCGTGCCGATAATCAGCGTGATAGATACCGTGAACTGCACCACCACCAGCACCTGCCGGGGCGTGGTAATACTTTTGCCGGTTTGCAGGATTCCCTTCAACACCGCGATGGGCCGAAACGACGACAGGTACAAGGCGGGGTAACTACCGGTAATAAGTCCCGTCAGCAAAGTAAATCCTGCCCCAGCCGCCCAGAATAGTGGATTCGTGAACGGAACGGTGAGCTGCTTACTGGCAACCTGATTGAAGAAGGGCATGGCCAGAAAAACCAGCCCGATAGCCACTGTGTAGGCCAGGGCCACTACCAGCAGCGACTCGCCGAAGAACTGTGTTACCAACTCCTGTCGGCCGGAACCGATGGCTTTGCGAATGCCGACCTCTTTGGCCCGATTGACGGAACGGGCCGTGCTCAGGTTCATAAAATTGATGCAGGCCAGCAGCAATACAAACAGGCCAATCAGCCCGAAGAGCCAGACAAATTGAATCCGGCCGCCTTCGTTGACGCCGTTTTTCCAGTCGGAGTACAAGTGCCAGCGCGACATTGGGTACAGCAATACTTCGGGATTCTGAGCTGCATCGGCGTTCGTTTTACCAACAAGCAGGTTTTTGACAGATGCCGATGCCGCAGCAAAACTGACTGAGGGAGTCAGTTCGACGTAAATTTCAAACGAGGTGTTGGTCCAGTCGTCTTTGGCTCTGCTTACCCAGTCTGTCGACGCAGCATAGAGGGCCCAGGGGGCTATGAACTGCACATCGGCAAAGCTGCTTCCTGGGGGCAAATCGTCGTAAACCCCCGTCACGTTGACGGTCATGGCGTTGTCGAGCGTCAGGGTTTTGTGCAAGGGGTTCGTATTGCCGAATAAGGCCCGAGCCAGCGAGGCCGACAGAAGTATGGATGCTGGTTCGGTAAGCCCGGCCCGACTACCTTTGAGCATGGTTAACGACAACATTTCTGGTGCGCCGGGCGTCATGAATTTGCCGCTTCTTGAAAAGACCTGATTCGCCAGTGTGATCGTGTGCATGCTGGTCCACCAGGCTAATTCAACGTGTTTAAACGCATCGCCGTAGGTCGTTTTCAGGCTCTGGGCCAACGGGATAGGCAACCCGGCCCGAGTATCGGTTTTTCCATTGACCGTGCGGTTACGCATCACCTGGGCGATACGGTCGTAATGCGGAAACGACTTATTAACTGATACCTCATCGTAAATCCATATACCAATCAGCATCGCCACAGCCATACCCACCGCCAGCCCGCCGATGTTAATTGCTGAGTAGCCTTTGTTGCGAATCAGATTGCGCCAGGCGATTTTGAAATAATTCGTGAACATCGTCGTGTAGGATTTATTCGGATCGTAAACTATCCGTCGGATTGGCCAGTGCCGCCCGGTAGGTGCGCCATCCGATGGTCAAACCGCCCAGTAATAACAGGGTGCCGAAGCACAGTGCCAGCATACCAATGCCCACCGAAATATGGTAAGCAAACGACCTTAAGAAAAAGCTCGTTGCCAGGTAGCCCACCGGCAACGCAATGGCCCCAGCAATGAGCAGCAGCTTCAGGAAGTCCCACGACAACAGCCAGATAAGCTGATCGACGCGGGCACCCATTACTTTTCGGACGCCTACTTCTTTGGTGCGTAACTGCGTGGTGTACGTAACCATGCCCAGCAATCCCAGACAGGCAATCGACAGCGCCAGACCAAGCAGTAGACCCATAAACGAAATGTCGTCGGTGTGGCTGTGCCGGTCGTGCAGGTAATCGTCGTACCACTGACCCGTGAACGGTTCGTACGGACTTAGTCTCTTCCAGATTCGGGCGATGGCCGTTTTTACACCTTCGGGATTCGCAGCCGAGATGTGTACGTTCAGGTAGCGAAAATCGGCGGGTTGATACCGAAGCAGGAGCGGCTGCCGTTTCATCGCCAGCGTTGTGTACCAAAAGTCTTTTACAACCCCGGCGATCTGAACGTCGGTGCTGTCGTTTAGCCAGAGGGTTTGTCCAACGGCCGCGCCGGGGCTGCCCAGCCGGAAGGTTCGCACGGCTTCCTCATTGATGAGGACCAGCCGGGACGCCGAATCCGCCACCGACGGGGGAATGTTCTGCCCGGTCAGCAACGTCAGGCCAACGGTGGAGAGCAGGTGCGCATCGGTAGCGAAGACGTCGGCCGCAGCCGAATCACCCCCGGCTCGTTGCCGGTAAACCATTCGAAAATCGCCCCCATGATCACCGAACCGGGCAGCCGTAGCCGTTACGTCCGCTACACCAACCAACTGATTCAGGGCGTTAGTCAATCGGTTGGCGGGCACCCCGTTTAGAGGAATCGTCAGCACATTGCTGCGCTGAAAGCCGTAGTCGGCCGTAGCCATATACTGCTGCTGACGGGCCAGACCGAGCAAGGCAATCATGGCAATTAGTGAAATGGTAAACTGGACGACAATCAGCGACTTCCGCAAGGAGATTCCCCGAAACACCCGAAGCCTCGTCTGACTCCGCAGTACTTGCGCGGGCTGAAAACCCGAGAGAACCCGCGCTGGCAACAGGCCCGCCAGCAGTCCCGTCACCACACTGAACAGGATGGAAACCAGCCACACGCGGATATCCTGCTCCCAATGAACTCCGCCGATTAGCCATTCCTGCACAAAGGGCATGGGCTTTATCACTTGCAGCATTCCGTAGGCCAGGGCCAGCCCCAGCAGCGACAGAAACGCCGACTCCGCCACGAATTGACCCATCAACTGCCAACGCAACGCTCCCGAGACTTTGCGGATACCCACCTCGCGGGCGCGGCTCAGCGAACGGGCCAGCGTCAGGTTGATGTAATTGAACGTGGCCAGCAGCAGCGTCAGCAGACCCACGCCCATCTCC encodes:
- a CDS encoding ABC transporter permease encodes the protein MLRTYFLLAYRNLLANRLTSLINVVGLSVAVACAITVFLVLKNYWTLDNFHQNGDRIFMVEYVQHNDEDTGKTQTLGDAPAPLAAELTAHFPQVKQTVRIERERVQVFDKETLVDETLTYADTNFFSLFTFPLHYGSPRVLADPTALIISHEVAEKYFPGQLPIGQPFTLRVGTHEQKQFTIQGVAQPFPTNAGFHFDFLTGYHSIHTSLKNQDWTTHLSGLFVETNQPADGPLLAGQLSRYVALYNASNREGPIQSFTLENLRHPSPDAHEVIHRPTEANHPLITVLFGLIALVMMAVSCANYVNIALGSVTRRLKEIGVRKVMGGTRQQLILQFMIENLLLCTVALGLGLLLTAGFLVPLFNDVMVLNIALSFTNNAPLWVFLLSILLFTALASGAYPALYVSAFRPIAIFAGRQQFGSRQTLGRVLLVGQFALAFIAVIIGVVLSSAGQQWRDLDWGYDPNPTLVIRLTDSTQYTIVKNELTRHAAVQTVAGAVNHVGESLIRQPVRIGAQEKQVIQYRVGADYLDALGLQLAAGQSFDAARTVENAQSVLINETFAQQQGWSVPSALGNVMRVDSQLVTVAGVVRNFKLLGSGVARPVLFRTAEAPQFQYLLVRFAPGTGPALVADLERFYKATFPHTMLSAFYQKDVFNDFNDTSEKLAKGFGYLAGLALLIACLGLYGLAVQHFTRRVKEVSVRKVLGATVGQVILLVNREFVTLLVLAGGLANVLCWLWARWVLANTQAFTGAFQLSAWPFVVANTLVLLTAAVAVARQSLQLANVRLADTLKNTD
- a CDS encoding ABC transporter permease, with protein sequence MFTNYFKIAWRNLIRNKGYSAINIGGLAVGMAVAMLIGIWIYDEVSVNKSFPHYDRIAQVMRNRTVNGKTDTRAGLPIPLAQSLKTTYGDAFKHVELAWWTSMHTITLANQVFSRSGKFMTPGAPEMLSLTMLKGSRAGLTEPASILLSASLARALFGNTNPLHKTLTLDNAMTVNVTGVYDDLPPGSSFADVQFIAPWALYAASTDWVSRAKDDWTNTSFEIYVELTPSVSFAAASASVKNLLVGKTNADAAQNPEVLLYPMSRWHLYSDWKNGVNEGGRIQFVWLFGLIGLFVLLLACINFMNLSTARSVNRAKEVGIRKAIGSGRQELVTQFFGESLLVVALAYTVAIGLVFLAMPFFNQVASKQLTVPFTNPLFWAAGAGFTLLTGLITGSYPALYLSSFRPIAVLKGILQTGKSITTPRQVLVVVQFTVSITLIIGTLVVYQQIQFAKNRPIGYSRNGLITLPLNVPHYERHRQTVRNELIRSGAVLDVGESASPLTEVQSTNGGFNWTGKDPALQVNFATISVSHEFGKTVGWEFKQGRDFSQQLASDSLGIVLNESAVAFMGLKDVLGKTITWTGNGFNISFHVIGIIRDLVMDSPYEPAQPSVFYIGPKPGKFLTMRLNPDRSPQAALATIRDVLKEHLPDTPFNYTFVDDEYDQKFRSEERIGTLASIFAALAIFISCLGIFGLASFMAAQRTKEIGVRKVLGASVLNLWGLLSKDFVLLVLLALGIATPFAYYFLSKWLLSYTYHTTISWWIFALTGAGTAFITLLTVSFQSIQAALVNPVKSLRSE
- a CDS encoding ABC transporter permease, with the translated sequence MLRSFFTTAFRNLWKHKLFSFINVFGLASGMLVCLLAMIDIKGAFDYDSFHPHPDRTYRILTDVTTTDQDEQPYATSPMPLADALKTQYSFVQAATRVLRNHGEFTANRKQLPISYSAVDPDFFRLFGFKLASGQPAISPQTVVLTSQTAQRFFGTANPIGKRIDHPQLGALLVSGVLAEPPTKTHLRFDMLVSLATLTGPDWVRSRTNWKTYTQGYTYVMLKPGTPVETLDGALSILSARVAKGVRFTQEKGYAFRSQSLAQLTPAREELMFGTYEPSIGKLLTEMGVGLLTLLLATFNYINLTLARSLSRAREVGIRKVSGALRWQLMGQFVAESAFLSLLGLALAYGMLQVIKPMPFVQEWLIGGVHWEQDIRVWLVSILFSVVTGLLAGLLPARVLSGFQPAQVLRSQTRLRVFRGISLRKSLIVVQFTISLIAMIALLGLARQQQYMATADYGFQRSNVLTIPLNGVPANRLTNALNQLVGVADVTATAARFGDHGGDFRMVYRQRAGGDSAAADVFATDAHLLSTVGLTLLTGQNIPPSVADSASRLVLINEEAVRTFRLGSPGAAVGQTLWLNDSTDVQIAGVVKDFWYTTLAMKRQPLLLRYQPADFRYLNVHISAANPEGVKTAIARIWKRLSPYEPFTGQWYDDYLHDRHSHTDDISFMGLLLGLALSIACLGLLGMVTYTTQLRTKEVGVRKVMGARVDQLIWLLSWDFLKLLLIAGAIALPVGYLATSFFLRSFAYHISVGIGMLALCFGTLLLLGGLTIGWRTYRAALANPTDSLRSE